The following nucleotide sequence is from Coffea eugenioides isolate CCC68of chromosome 10, Ceug_1.0, whole genome shotgun sequence.
TCCAAATGAGAAGAAAAGACCTCTTTATGCTGCGAAAGATATCAAGGACTTCTACCTTGAGGAGTGTCCCAAAATCTTCCCTCAATCAAAGTAGATATCTTAATTAGACTCGATCCATCTTCATTCCAAATAATTTAATGCGTACTATATCAAGAAACTCAAATTGTGTATGCTACTTTTAACTTACAATTGACACGATTTTCGTCCATGACCAGTCATCTATTCAGTGGAGTCGAAAACGTGGTGAAATCAATGACAGGACCCAGCTATGACGGGAAATATCTCCATAGCATGGTCCGGGCAAAGCTTGGCCAGACCAGATTGCACGAAACATTGACTAATGTTGTCATCCCTGCTTTCGACGTCAAACTATCGCAGCCCACCATCTTCTCCAGCTATGCAGTTCGTACCAATTTAAGAAACCTTGGTTATTTTAGTTAGACTATTGTTTACTTTTATCTCATCCAACAGAAATTAATCTGGTTCGTGTTTTTAATGGCTCAGATGAAGCGCTTTTCAAGTTTGGACGCCTTGCTCAGCGATATATGCATATCAACTTCGGCTGCTCCTACTTATCTTCCGGCCCACAAATTCGAAACTAAGGAACCTGATGGCAGCACAAGAGAATTTCACATGATCGATGGTGGCATGGCGGCCAACAATCCGGTAAGATATTAAATCTCATCTATCCCATGTTAATTTGAGAACCATGCACTAATTATTTTATTACAAAATTATTACTTTCCTCATGATTACTGGAATTTTATATCTGTCGACTGTATTTTCTTCAGACCTTAGTTGCTATGGGCCAAGTGACTAGGGAGATTAGTCGAGGAAATCCCGACTTCGCCTCTGTCGGTTCATCGGATTATAGTCGTTTCATTGTTCTGTCCTTGGGAACGGGTACTACAAAAGCGGGAGGGTTCGATGCTGAGGATGTTGCCAAGTGGGGACTCTTGTCTTGGCTGACAAATGCTAATACAACTCCTATAATAGATATATACACTCAAGCAAGTGGCGATATCGCTGATCTTCATCTTTCCACTATTTTTCAAACTATGCAGTGTGAAGAAAATTATCTGCGAATTCAGGTAAAAGTCTTTGCGCTGtactcttttatcttttttttgcttacacttgaaaaaataattaagaaaaaaaaattggaagtAAAAAAGAAAGCAATATGAGCTATATTAGTACGAACCTTGAAGGCCCTgatttatatatagtttttctGTCCTCCAAATAGTATATAAGCGTACACTTGTACAAACATGCATATTTCAGGATGACACGTTATCTGGAGACCTGGGTTCTGTGGATCTTGCCACAAAGGAAAATTTAGAGAATCTTGTCAAAGTTGGGGAGAATTTGTTGAAGAAACCGCTTTCTAGGACTAATTTGCAGAGTGGTGCTAGTGAGTCCGTGAACAAGGGCACAAACGAGGAGGCTCTCAAAAGGTGCAAACCATCGTCCTCAAGCCCTTTGTTCTTTTGCTTACATTGAATTAATTCAAGTTATCCACTCTTCGACTGCGCTTTGATCTTTTGGTTTGAATATGTAGGTTGGCAGCATCACTCTCTGACGAGAGGCGCCTTCGTCTTTCGAACAAGTCCAAGAAATGATCTTCTGAAGCCTCAACGCTGTTAAGTGTGATAATTTATAATTGAAGCACTTGTCgtaaaaatatacatattatacgTTGACTACGTATGTGTATGTGGAAAATAAGTAAATCCCCAATAAGTGTCCGTACCAATTCCGGGGAAGAGATTGTAATTTCCTTCCAGTGTTGCTGTAATTTATTTTCAATAATCAGGACTTTGAAATTTGAATAATCAGCTCATTgtaccttttgttttccaaagtTCTTTCTTGCACATGAATTCGTTTACTTTATTAGTTACTCCACTATTCATTGTGTGAACTGTGAGGTCTTAAGATTTTATAAAAATACAGTTTTGGTATCTAAAATTTGACATAGAAGCTATTTTTGGTCCACAAACTTCAGAAAAAAGCAAATTTGATATCCAATCTTTCAACTTTTGAGCACATTTAATACCCTTGAtgattttttccaaatttctaTCGAAATGAGTCATGTCATAGTCACATGTCTGTCAACTATTATgttaaaaatgctaaaaaatgtaaaatttccTTCTGACACTAAGTACTGAGTTCAAGGACTACATTTCTTTTTACACAATAGTTACCGGATATGTGACTATCATGTGACTTTTTCCGATAGTAATTTGTGAAAATTTCGTTAAAGGTACTAAATGTGCTCAAAACTTAAAAGATTGGATACCAGATTTATTTTTGTCCAAAGTTCGGAGACTAAAAGCGCTCAGATAACAAAATTTAAGTACCAAGATTGCATTTTTCTCGTAATTTCCTGCTGGCGTTGCAATTGAAAGTTTGGAAGCCGTTTATAGAAGTTATCAACATTCGCGTCCCCCCTACAACGATACAGAGGGAAAAAAAGATGCACCGAGATTACCATTTTCAAGATAAAAGAGCTCGATGTCTTTAGCAGCGAAAACAGGACGCTTGTTTTCATCTGGAGCTGCTGTCGGTTCTGGACCAAAATAATCACATTGGTTAGAAGAACTAGTTGATTGGGCCTCACGCGTTGCGTGAGGTTGCCCAGGCAGTGTACTTCTATTGTATCCAATATGTATATGTATGATAGTTGTTGGATAGAATTTGTTATATTGAAAGAGAACATTAGAGAGAATAGGTggtgaaaaaggaaaaatcaaaggATGTTCGGATCTTAAATGATTCAGTTATACGTCTAGTTCATATACTTACGCGATTATGCCTATACAAACCAGTGATGGTACATGTGATTTAGAAATCATTCACTGCAATAGATGAAGCTAATATAAAGGTCTTTTTCTCTACTATAGTGAGCTGGTTTATTGTTGTTCCCCATGAATGCAAGGTGACCACCACCAATGAATTCGCAGGGAACGCATATTGGATATCTGGCCTTTGCAATGCCTTCAGGAACATGGCTCAAATAACATTCCGGTGGTTCTTTGAGTTTGAGCCACAAGACTTGATATTGAAAAGATAATGGAAAAATACCGGTTTTcgtccccaaactttggacacaagacacatttcgtccctcaTCTTTCGGGCATGACACATCTGGTGTCTGAATTAAGAATTTTAGACCAAATGTTATCCTCAAACGGCAATTTATCCACCATTTAACGAAACCGGTCACGTGAGATTCACGTACCGTTAAAGCTCCTGTCCGAAAGAACCCAGGTGGAAAAGGACGTTGTCTCCACTTTACCTTGTCCTTTCCAAATCtgaactctctctctctacaaGCTCGCTTATATTTGTGTAAAAACCCTTTTCCCCTTTCCTTTGCCTTTCAATTTTTACACTTTCAAAAGCGCATTCCAAAAAATTATTGAAGatcgaagaagaagaagctgaCCTGCTGGCATCCACTAAGTAGCAGAGCGAAAAAATATGTCGGTGCGAAAGAAGGAGTTGAACGATTGTGCCCCACCAAATTATGGTAAGTTGTCCAGGGTTTAATAATTTGTTGATTAAAGTATTAATAATGAAAATGTTGACCTTTTAGTGGCAAGCCATGTAGATGTGGTCCTTCACATGGGTGTTTGTgatatattattattgtttttttttagcTGAAAATACTAGCAGCATTGTTTGAATTAGGCTGCCGAAAGTAAAAACAAATCTCATGGATCCATTGTTTATTCCAAATGAAGTGATACTCGAGTACGGTTATCCTTTGCCCAGTAGCTACATAGCTGGTTCATTGTGATATATTATTGTTAATGCTAGGTCCAACTACAaagtttgaacttttttttttaatatgataCATAGGGTCCTTGATGTCTAT
It contains:
- the LOC113748915 gene encoding patatin-like protein 2, which encodes MATTVSALKPQSYGNCVTILSIDGGGIRGIIPGVILGYLETELQKLDGSDVRLADYFDVIAGTSTGGLVTAMLTAPNEKKRPLYAAKDIKDFYLEECPKIFPQSNHLFSGVENVVKSMTGPSYDGKYLHSMVRAKLGQTRLHETLTNVVIPAFDVKLSQPTIFSSYAMKRFSSLDALLSDICISTSAAPTYLPAHKFETKEPDGSTREFHMIDGGMAANNPTLVAMGQVTREISRGNPDFASVGSSDYSRFIVLSLGTGTTKAGGFDAEDVAKWGLLSWLTNANTTPIIDIYTQASGDIADLHLSTIFQTMQCEENYLRIQDDTLSGDLGSVDLATKENLENLVKVGENLLKKPLSRTNLQSGASESVNKGTNEEALKRLAASLSDERRLRLSNKSKK